In one Haloplanus salinus genomic region, the following are encoded:
- a CDS encoding riboflavin synthase translates to MFTGIVEGTGEVVDVDVTEEGRRLRLRHGFDAVDHGQSIGVSGVCLTVEEYGDDWFEVFLAEETVAKTYLGAVEVGDQLNLERAMPADGRFDGHVVQGHVDGVATVEGVDRVGDDWWFTFSLPADLRRYVVSKGSIALDGISLTVAELDDEAGAVSVAVIPTTYDLTTLSAKEPGDPVHVEVDVVAKYVERLVD, encoded by the coding sequence ATGTTCACGGGCATCGTCGAAGGGACGGGCGAGGTGGTGGACGTCGACGTGACCGAGGAAGGCCGTCGCCTCCGCCTCCGTCACGGGTTCGACGCGGTCGATCACGGGCAGTCGATCGGCGTCAGCGGGGTCTGCCTCACCGTCGAGGAGTACGGCGACGACTGGTTCGAGGTGTTTCTGGCCGAGGAGACGGTCGCCAAAACGTATCTCGGCGCCGTCGAGGTGGGCGACCAGCTCAATCTCGAACGCGCCATGCCCGCGGACGGCCGCTTCGACGGTCACGTCGTTCAGGGACACGTCGACGGCGTCGCGACCGTCGAGGGCGTCGACCGCGTCGGCGACGACTGGTGGTTCACCTTCTCGCTTCCCGCCGACTTGCGGCGCTACGTCGTCTCGAAGGGCTCCATCGCGCTCGACGGGATCAGCCTCACCGTCGCGGAACTCGACGACGAGGCCGGCGCCGTCTCGGTCGCCGTCATCCCGACCACCTACGACCTGACGACGCTGTCGGCGAAGGAACCGGGCGATCCGGTCCACGTCGAGGTGGACGTGGTCGCGAAGTACGTCGAGCGGTTGGTCGACTGA
- a CDS encoding DUF7533 family protein produces the protein MFGVWERRRRRHDPAGTTEFSIPTRYDLSMRLGILETVGLAASLIFAIPVGFYGIETFLAGSRPLGAGLVIVAVLMVVLPRRLTTPADLPGAVLERLVGTAVKDPDDDDQ, from the coding sequence ATGTTCGGAGTGTGGGAGCGGCGTCGTCGCCGCCACGATCCGGCCGGAACGACGGAGTTTTCGATCCCGACCCGCTACGACCTGTCGATGCGACTCGGCATTCTGGAGACCGTCGGCCTCGCGGCGTCGCTGATCTTCGCCATTCCGGTCGGCTTCTACGGCATCGAGACGTTTCTCGCCGGGAGCCGACCCCTCGGCGCCGGTCTCGTGATCGTCGCCGTCCTGATGGTCGTCCTCCCGCGCCGACTCACGACGCCGGCCGACCTGCCCGGGGCAGTCCTCGAACGGCTCGTCGGGACGGCGGTGAAAGACCCCGACGACGACGATCAGTAG
- a CDS encoding M24 family metallopeptidase — translation MSVERALSAAESGVVAAATHLAAATAVDGRLHRDGAPLTTAALERAGSDATADATVTVETRDGLRPDDPVVVAVTPDGAAPLARTFVVDGTGGWTRRAAVAVGMAHDAVRRVAEPGVPARRLVDEAIAELGAYGLAAGESAVVHGLDAPMDGGSDEPLSAGQRFALDPTARDPDPETDRGVVRVGGWYTITDSGCQPLSGLPTSLSPDAY, via the coding sequence GTGAGCGTCGAGAGGGCGCTGTCGGCGGCCGAGTCGGGGGTCGTCGCCGCCGCGACCCACCTGGCGGCGGCGACGGCGGTCGACGGACGACTCCACCGCGACGGCGCCCCGCTCACGACGGCCGCGCTCGAACGCGCCGGGAGCGACGCCACCGCCGACGCGACGGTGACCGTCGAGACCCGGGACGGCCTCCGACCGGACGACCCCGTCGTCGTGGCGGTCACGCCGGACGGCGCTGCCCCCCTCGCGCGGACGTTCGTCGTCGACGGGACGGGCGGGTGGACGCGCCGCGCCGCCGTCGCCGTCGGGATGGCCCACGACGCCGTCCGTCGCGTCGCCGAACCGGGCGTACCCGCCCGGCGACTCGTCGACGAAGCCATCGCCGAACTGGGCGCGTACGGGCTCGCCGCGGGCGAGAGCGCAGTCGTCCACGGCCTCGACGCGCCGATGGACGGCGGGAGCGACGAACCGCTGTCGGCCGGGCAGCGCTTCGCGCTCGACCCGACGGCGCGCGATCCGGACCCCGAGACGGATCGTGGGGTCGTTCGGGTCGGCGGCTGGTATACGATCACCGACTCCGGCTGCCAACCGCTGAGCGGCCTGCCGACGTCGCTGTCGCCGGACGCCTACTGA
- a CDS encoding UvrD-helicase domain-containing protein → MSDDVTVTRLFGGPGSGKTTALLDRVDELLEDDDVSIRDVLVVSYTRAAAAEVRERLAERLDTSPRALQGNVCTMHAKAYELLDLSRGDVVGESDKEEFCEEYGVEYEDEYGGAGRRTARSTTLGNKIIATSQWLQRTQRDVADWYDVPFQWDVESVRLPPDIDPNAQEGNKYTPTWPTDDDRIDVPEVIRAWRSYKGEHGLVGFADMLERVAQRSLVPHVDYLVIDEFQDITTLQYEVYEEWKPHMEGVLIAGDDDQVVYAWQGADPNILLDAEVHEDVVLPNSYRLPSRILNVVNREIRHIDVRQEKDLNPRKEGGVVEGIRSPSMFEVVRNVQHTVDTTDETIMILFRARYQMFQFIDDFLPKGIPFSVMTDQRMWTDRLTDYVRAVEKLDAGDPITGLEARRLADMLQDSAFGTNDRDGFYDTLDDREEEADVEDIAEIEVSPDVVTDHVPFMPDSAAAGDMLRKVTNFQRNSVDAYFGGDYGGMDPSRVRVGTIHSAKGREADHVFVCTDLTEKVVEQMAASVDDPTDVPGVEEFTAHTSPVPLLTDNERRVFYVGMSRARERLVLLENLIGGAPTLPVSVVLHNELRDEDVDEMLEAARTSGAPEPEP, encoded by the coding sequence ATGAGCGACGACGTTACCGTCACCCGCCTCTTCGGTGGACCCGGGAGCGGGAAGACGACGGCCCTCCTCGACCGCGTCGACGAGCTGCTGGAAGACGACGACGTGAGCATCCGCGACGTGCTCGTCGTCTCCTACACGCGTGCTGCGGCCGCCGAAGTTCGCGAACGCCTCGCCGAACGCCTCGACACCTCCCCACGGGCGCTGCAGGGGAACGTCTGTACGATGCACGCGAAGGCGTACGAACTGCTCGACCTCTCGCGTGGCGACGTGGTCGGCGAGTCCGACAAGGAGGAGTTCTGCGAGGAGTACGGTGTCGAGTACGAGGACGAGTACGGTGGCGCCGGCCGCCGAACCGCCCGGTCGACGACGCTCGGCAACAAGATCATCGCCACCAGCCAGTGGCTCCAGCGCACCCAGCGTGACGTGGCCGACTGGTACGACGTGCCCTTCCAGTGGGACGTGGAGTCGGTCCGACTCCCGCCCGACATCGACCCCAACGCTCAAGAGGGCAACAAGTACACGCCGACGTGGCCGACCGACGACGACCGGATCGACGTGCCGGAAGTCATCCGCGCGTGGCGCTCCTACAAGGGCGAGCACGGACTCGTCGGCTTCGCCGACATGCTCGAACGGGTGGCCCAGCGGTCGCTCGTCCCCCACGTCGACTACCTCGTCATCGACGAGTTCCAGGACATCACCACCCTCCAGTACGAGGTGTACGAGGAGTGGAAACCCCACATGGAGGGCGTTCTGATCGCCGGCGACGACGACCAGGTCGTCTACGCGTGGCAGGGCGCCGACCCGAACATCCTGCTCGACGCCGAAGTCCACGAGGACGTGGTCCTCCCGAACTCCTATCGCTTGCCGTCTCGCATTCTGAACGTCGTCAACCGGGAGATCCGACACATCGACGTACGACAGGAGAAAGACCTCAACCCGCGCAAGGAGGGCGGCGTCGTCGAGGGGATCCGGAGCCCCTCGATGTTCGAAGTGGTGCGGAACGTCCAGCACACCGTCGACACCACCGACGAGACCATCATGATCCTCTTCCGGGCGCGCTACCAGATGTTCCAGTTCATCGACGACTTCCTCCCCAAGGGGATTCCGTTCTCCGTCATGACCGACCAGCGGATGTGGACCGATCGGCTCACGGACTACGTCCGCGCCGTGGAGAAGTTGGACGCCGGCGACCCGATCACGGGGCTAGAGGCGCGGCGTCTCGCCGACATGCTGCAGGATTCGGCGTTCGGAACGAACGACCGCGACGGCTTCTACGACACCCTCGACGACCGGGAAGAGGAGGCGGACGTAGAGGATATCGCCGAAATCGAGGTGTCGCCCGACGTGGTGACCGACCACGTGCCCTTCATGCCCGATTCGGCCGCCGCCGGTGATATGCTCCGGAAGGTGACGAACTTCCAGCGCAACTCCGTCGACGCCTACTTCGGCGGCGACTACGGCGGCATGGACCCGAGTCGCGTCCGCGTCGGCACCATCCACTCCGCGAAGGGCCGGGAGGCCGACCACGTCTTCGTCTGCACCGACCTGACCGAGAAGGTGGTCGAGCAGATGGCCGCGAGCGTCGACGACCCGACCGACGTGCCGGGCGTCGAGGAGTTCACCGCCCACACCAGCCCGGTCCCCCTGCTGACCGACAACGAACGCCGCGTCTTCTACGTCGGGATGAGCCGTGCGCGCGAGCGCCTCGTCCTCTTGGAGAACCTCATCGGCGGCGCGCCGACCCTCCCCGTCAGCGTCGTCCTGCACAACGAACTCCGCGACGAGGACGTCGACGAGATGCTGGAGGCGGCACGGACGAGCGGGGCACCCGAACCCGAGCCGTGA
- a CDS encoding HVO_0416 family zinc finger protein gives MAAGPSERHDDELFDQFLADNGHETTPVRWERSYNKLQCPDCGALHDEAATDCSVCGWDPAA, from the coding sequence ATGGCAGCCGGACCCAGCGAACGACACGACGACGAACTGTTCGACCAGTTCCTCGCGGACAACGGCCACGAGACCACACCGGTACGCTGGGAACGATCCTATAACAAGCTGCAGTGCCCGGACTGTGGAGCGCTACACGACGAGGCCGCGACCGACTGCTCGGTCTGTGGCTGGGACCCGGCGGCGTAG
- a CDS encoding carboxypeptidase M32 — MSDTTAATAAAYDDLLDRVGRISNVAHAKELLSWDQQVTMPEAGTPARSRQLSALSAVEHDLLTADELDHLLGELEGADLDGDQRAVVREVRREQERAARVPTDLVERISAASSEALTAWREAREADDFDAFAPHLEELVELKRRYAEHVDPDRDPYEVLFEEYEPCLPLGHAEDVLTDLRDAVVPLVDEIRASDADLATDAFAGTFAADAQESLMREALDLLGYPWERGRLDEAPHPFSTGTAFDARITTRYDESEPIGGLLSTIHEFGHATYTLGLPDDAYGTPLGEARDLSIHESQSRLWENHVGRSTAFWEQFLPTVVEAFPDVGDVSVREAYEAVNAVDPSNLIRVEADELTYHLHIVLRFEIERDLIRGELAVADVPEVWNDRMESYLGIRPETDAEGCLQDVHWSHGAFGYFPTYSLGSVVAAQLYDAAERDIEGLEGRIRAAEFDRLHEWLTDNVHRHGKRYETNELVRRATGEDVTADAFVDYATAKYGELYGL, encoded by the coding sequence ATGAGCGACACGACGGCGGCCACGGCGGCCGCCTACGACGACTTACTCGACCGCGTCGGACGGATCAGCAACGTCGCACACGCGAAGGAGCTCCTCTCTTGGGATCAGCAGGTGACGATGCCCGAAGCGGGGACGCCCGCCCGGTCCCGGCAGCTATCGGCGCTCTCGGCGGTCGAACACGACCTGCTCACCGCCGACGAACTCGACCACCTCCTCGGCGAGCTGGAGGGGGCGGACCTCGACGGCGACCAGCGGGCCGTCGTCCGGGAGGTGCGCCGGGAGCAGGAGCGCGCCGCCCGCGTGCCGACCGACCTCGTCGAACGCATCTCAGCCGCCTCCTCCGAGGCGCTGACGGCGTGGCGCGAGGCCAGGGAGGCGGACGACTTCGACGCCTTCGCGCCCCACCTCGAAGAACTGGTCGAACTGAAGCGGCGGTACGCCGAGCACGTCGACCCGGACCGGGACCCCTACGAGGTGCTGTTCGAGGAGTACGAACCCTGCCTGCCGCTCGGTCACGCAGAGGACGTACTGACGGACCTGCGGGACGCGGTGGTGCCGCTGGTCGACGAGATTCGGGCCTCGGACGCCGACCTGGCGACGGACGCCTTCGCGGGGACCTTCGCGGCCGACGCGCAGGAGTCGCTGATGCGCGAGGCGCTCGACCTGCTCGGCTATCCGTGGGAGCGAGGCCGCCTCGACGAGGCCCCGCACCCGTTCTCGACGGGGACGGCGTTCGACGCCCGGATCACCACCCGGTACGACGAGAGCGAGCCCATCGGCGGCCTGCTCTCGACGATCCACGAGTTCGGTCACGCCACCTACACGCTCGGCCTTCCCGACGACGCTTACGGGACGCCGCTGGGCGAGGCGCGCGACCTCTCGATCCACGAGTCACAGTCGCGGCTCTGGGAGAACCACGTCGGGCGGTCGACGGCGTTCTGGGAGCAGTTCCTCCCGACGGTGGTCGAGGCGTTCCCCGACGTGGGGGACGTGAGCGTCCGCGAGGCCTACGAGGCGGTGAACGCCGTCGATCCGTCGAACCTGATCCGCGTGGAGGCCGACGAACTCACCTACCACCTCCACATCGTCCTGCGGTTCGAAATCGAGCGCGACCTGATCCGGGGTGAGCTGGCCGTCGCGGACGTGCCCGAGGTGTGGAACGACAGGATGGAGTCGTATCTGGGTATCCGTCCCGAGACGGACGCCGAGGGATGCCTGCAGGACGTGCACTGGTCCCACGGCGCCTTCGGGTATTTCCCCACCTACTCGCTCGGGAGCGTCGTCGCGGCACAGCTGTACGACGCCGCGGAGCGGGATATCGAGGGACTGGAGGGACGGATCCGGGCGGCCGAGTTCGACCGCCTGCACGAGTGGCTGACCGACAACGTCCACCGCCACGGCAAGCGGTACGAGACGAACGAACTGGTCCGGCGGGCGACCGGCGAGGACGTGACTGCGGACGCCTTCGTCGACTACGCGACGGCGAAGTACGGCGAGCTGTACGGCCTGTAG
- a CDS encoding NRAMP family divalent metal transporter, with product MGPSWVAGAIAAGPATIASLVTAGALFGYQLLWVVVLSAGAGALAQYLAMRLGLLTERGIVAVVEAHLGEWWAWLLVADAVIAAGVAQLVIMKTVATVSATVTGIDARIWGVVWALVLAVGLAGRGYRFLEIAAKVLVAGVVVAFVASLFVVPVDPGAAVAGLVPAVPTGGALVAAGILGGAVHITLITMHSYTMRSRGWTREDYDLASFDVGASMLVAFGVYSLAIFLVTASVLTSADLSTVGAAQALGPLVGPSAKWLFLLGLWGAAVSTLGGNTIVPPFLLADKLGWGTTIEDSRYRWLLVAAALLSAPGAFIGGAVLGQLVLVLALGTVGTPFAIAIVLYLLNTDAVPDRNSPLANVGGVALLLVTGGLAANFVRSQAAGGVGPLAGVVLAFAVAIALAMVGLGGKFALEEVA from the coding sequence ATGGGACCCTCGTGGGTCGCCGGCGCCATCGCCGCCGGGCCGGCGACCATCGCCAGCCTCGTCACCGCCGGCGCGCTCTTCGGCTACCAACTGCTCTGGGTCGTCGTCCTCTCGGCGGGGGCGGGGGCGCTCGCCCAGTATCTCGCCATGCGGCTCGGCCTCCTCACCGAGCGCGGCATCGTCGCCGTCGTCGAGGCCCACCTCGGCGAGTGGTGGGCGTGGCTGCTCGTCGCCGACGCGGTCATCGCCGCCGGCGTCGCCCAACTGGTGATCATGAAGACCGTCGCCACCGTCTCCGCCACCGTCACGGGCATCGACGCACGGATCTGGGGCGTCGTCTGGGCGCTCGTCCTCGCCGTCGGTCTCGCCGGCCGAGGGTATCGCTTCCTCGAAATCGCCGCGAAGGTCCTCGTCGCGGGCGTCGTCGTCGCCTTCGTCGCCAGCCTGTTCGTCGTGCCCGTCGACCCCGGCGCGGCCGTCGCGGGGCTGGTCCCCGCCGTTCCCACGGGCGGGGCGCTCGTCGCCGCGGGCATCCTCGGCGGCGCCGTCCACATCACGCTCATCACGATGCACTCCTACACGATGCGCTCGCGGGGGTGGACCCGCGAGGATTACGACCTCGCATCCTTCGACGTGGGCGCCTCCATGCTCGTCGCCTTCGGCGTCTACAGCCTCGCCATCTTCCTCGTCACCGCGAGCGTCCTCACCTCCGCGGACCTCTCGACCGTCGGCGCGGCGCAGGCGCTCGGCCCGCTAGTCGGCCCCAGCGCGAAGTGGCTGTTCCTGCTCGGCCTCTGGGGCGCCGCCGTCTCGACGCTCGGCGGCAACACCATCGTCCCCCCGTTCCTGCTCGCCGACAAACTCGGCTGGGGAACGACCATCGAGGACTCCCGCTACCGCTGGCTGCTGGTCGCCGCCGCGCTCCTCTCGGCGCCCGGCGCGTTCATCGGCGGCGCGGTGCTCGGCCAGCTCGTCCTCGTCCTCGCGCTCGGGACGGTGGGGACGCCGTTCGCCATCGCCATCGTCCTCTACCTCCTGAACACCGACGCAGTGCCGGATCGCAACTCTCCCCTCGCCAACGTCGGCGGCGTCGCGCTCCTGCTCGTCACTGGCGGGCTGGCCGCCAACTTCGTCCGCTCGCAGGCCGCCGGCGGCGTCGGGCCGCTGGCGGGGGTCGTCCTCGCGTTCGCCGTCGCCATCGCCCTCGCCATGGTCGGCCTCGGCGGCAAGTTCGCGCTCGAAGAAGTGGCGTAG
- a CDS encoding M20 family metallopeptidase has product MSDTLALTRRLVSIPSHEDERAAGDAVASWLRAETDAAVRRDDAGNVIARRGDGPRSLALVGHHDVVAPADEQTDDEGYVVEERDGRLHGRGTADMKGSLAAAMVAFRDADPATELVFASFAGEERGGVGARAAIDDGFAPDYAVVGEGSTGYSAPGVTDVAVAHMGRRGSTLVARGESAHASEPEAGENAIYRACDAVDVVRDLDAPATTVLGRELAGSVVVTEVDGGSGWNVIPDRCAVTVDERTVPGGRAALARVESVPGVEWTVDQDLPPMACDDADFAETVLDAARETQDGDPRHVVKPHATDAGWLAAAGTTTVVCGAAEPGEAHTAEESVAVDVLERCERLYRGVAESV; this is encoded by the coding sequence ATGAGCGACACGCTGGCCCTGACGCGCCGACTCGTCTCGATTCCCAGCCACGAGGACGAACGGGCGGCGGGCGACGCCGTGGCGTCGTGGCTCCGCGCGGAGACGGACGCCGCCGTTCGGCGCGACGACGCCGGGAACGTGATCGCTCGGCGCGGCGACGGCCCTCGCTCCCTCGCTCTCGTCGGCCACCACGACGTGGTGGCGCCCGCGGACGAACAGACCGACGACGAGGGCTACGTCGTCGAGGAACGCGACGGCCGCCTCCACGGCCGCGGAACGGCCGACATGAAAGGGAGCCTCGCGGCGGCGATGGTCGCCTTCCGCGACGCCGACCCCGCCACGGAACTCGTCTTCGCCTCCTTCGCCGGCGAGGAACGGGGAGGCGTCGGCGCCCGCGCCGCCATCGACGACGGGTTCGCCCCCGACTACGCCGTCGTCGGCGAGGGGTCGACGGGCTACTCCGCGCCCGGCGTCACGGACGTCGCCGTCGCGCACATGGGCCGCCGAGGGAGCACGCTCGTCGCCCGCGGCGAGAGCGCCCACGCCAGCGAACCCGAGGCGGGCGAGAACGCCATCTACCGCGCCTGCGACGCCGTGGACGTGGTGCGTGACCTCGACGCGCCCGCGACGACGGTGCTCGGACGGGAACTGGCCGGGAGCGTCGTAGTTACCGAAGTCGACGGCGGATCGGGGTGGAACGTGATCCCCGACCGCTGTGCAGTGACGGTGGACGAGCGGACGGTGCCGGGCGGGCGGGCCGCTCTTGCCCGGGTCGAGTCGGTACCCGGCGTCGAGTGGACCGTCGATCAGGACCTCCCGCCGATGGCCTGCGACGACGCCGACTTCGCCGAGACGGTTCTCGACGCCGCCCGCGAGACACAGGACGGCGACCCCCGGCACGTCGTCAAACCCCACGCGACGGACGCGGGGTGGCTGGCCGCGGCGGGGACGACCACCGTCGTCTGTGGCGCCGCGGAACCGGGGGAGGCGCATACGGCCGAAGAGAGCGTCGCCGTCGACGTACTGGAGCGGTGTGAGCGGCTCTATCGCGGCGTCGCGGAGTCGGTCTAA
- a CDS encoding PINc/VapC family ATPase, whose protein sequence is MNVVPDTSAVIDGRVSERVDAGSYEGATITVPEAVVGELEWQANEGHDTGWEGIEELQRLVDLAADGAITVEYHGERPSAGQIHGSDEGDIDAIVRDVAADLDATLLTSDVVQAEVSRAKGLDVAYVEPRGRDAEGLEIESFFDETTMSVHLRAGAKPKAKRGAIGDMHYQVIGDDPTTEAEMKEFAHDIAETARASPDGFVELDEPGMTIVQYRSYRIAVARPPFADGFEITAVRPIVKTELEDYEFADDLKQRLLERQRGVLISGAPGAGKSTFAQAVAEFLASHDNAVKTMEKPRDLQVGPDITQYTALGGDMAKTADSLLLVRPDYTIYDEVRKTDDFEVFADMRLAGVGMVGVVHATRAIDALQRLVGRVELGMIPQVVDTVVYIEAGRVDTVYDVETEVKVPEGLTAEDLARPVIQISDFETGKPAYEIYTFNRQVVTVPLDGDEGSETGVSRLAKKEVEREIRSIARGHVEVELKGGNEAVVYVEEDDISYVIGKGGGRISDVENRLGIDIDVRTLSERPSSGSGSGSGGGGGGGDAGGAPREGTVVTPEVTPQHVIVDASGGAEVGETVEVRANDEYLFTATVGRGGEIQVSRGSAIADELERAIDEKRRITVSPT, encoded by the coding sequence ATGAACGTCGTACCGGACACGAGCGCGGTCATCGACGGCCGCGTGTCCGAACGCGTCGACGCCGGCAGCTACGAGGGGGCGACGATCACCGTCCCCGAGGCCGTCGTCGGGGAACTCGAGTGGCAGGCCAACGAGGGCCACGACACCGGCTGGGAAGGCATCGAGGAACTGCAGCGGCTGGTGGATTTGGCCGCCGACGGGGCGATCACCGTCGAGTACCACGGCGAGCGTCCCAGCGCCGGCCAGATACACGGGTCCGACGAGGGCGACATCGACGCCATCGTCCGCGACGTGGCCGCCGACCTCGACGCGACGCTCCTCACGAGCGACGTGGTGCAGGCCGAAGTGAGCAGGGCGAAGGGACTCGACGTGGCGTACGTCGAACCCCGCGGGCGCGACGCCGAGGGGCTCGAAATCGAGTCCTTCTTCGACGAGACGACGATGTCCGTCCACCTCCGTGCGGGGGCGAAGCCGAAGGCCAAACGCGGGGCGATTGGCGACATGCATTACCAGGTCATCGGCGACGACCCGACGACCGAGGCCGAGATGAAGGAGTTCGCCCACGACATCGCGGAGACGGCACGGGCGAGTCCGGACGGCTTCGTCGAACTCGACGAACCGGGCATGACCATCGTCCAGTATCGCTCCTACCGCATCGCCGTCGCCCGCCCGCCGTTCGCGGACGGCTTCGAGATCACGGCCGTCCGGCCCATCGTCAAGACGGAACTGGAGGACTACGAGTTCGCCGACGACCTCAAGCAGCGCCTGCTGGAGCGCCAGCGGGGCGTCCTCATCTCCGGCGCGCCGGGCGCCGGGAAGTCGACGTTCGCCCAGGCCGTCGCGGAGTTCCTCGCGAGCCACGACAACGCGGTGAAGACCATGGAGAAACCCCGCGACCTGCAGGTCGGGCCCGACATCACCCAGTACACGGCGCTCGGAGGCGACATGGCGAAGACGGCCGATTCGCTTCTCCTCGTACGACCGGACTACACCATCTACGACGAGGTGCGCAAGACCGACGACTTCGAGGTGTTCGCGGACATGCGCCTCGCGGGCGTCGGTATGGTGGGCGTCGTCCACGCCACCCGCGCCATCGACGCCCTCCAGCGGCTCGTCGGCCGGGTCGAACTCGGCATGATCCCGCAGGTGGTCGACACGGTGGTCTACATCGAGGCCGGCCGCGTCGACACCGTCTACGACGTGGAGACGGAGGTGAAGGTGCCCGAGGGCCTGACCGCCGAGGACCTCGCCCGCCCGGTCATCCAGATTTCGGACTTCGAGACGGGGAAACCGGCCTACGAAATCTACACCTTCAACCGGCAGGTCGTGACCGTCCCCCTCGACGGGGACGAAGGAAGCGAGACGGGCGTCTCCCGGCTGGCGAAAAAGGAGGTCGAGCGCGAGATTCGTTCCATCGCCCGCGGGCACGTCGAAGTCGAGCTGAAGGGGGGGAACGAGGCCGTCGTCTACGTCGAGGAGGACGACATCTCCTACGTCATCGGGAAAGGCGGCGGCCGGATCAGCGACGTGGAGAACCGCCTCGGTATCGACATCGACGTTCGAACGCTGAGCGAACGGCCGTCGAGCGGGAGCGGGAGCGGGAGTGGGGGCGGGGGCGGAGGCGGAGACGCCGGCGGCGCGCCCCGCGAGGGAACCGTCGTCACGCCCGAAGTCACGCCTCAGCACGTCATCGTCGACGCGAGCGGCGGCGCCGAGGTCGGTGAGACGGTCGAGGTGCGGGCCAACGACGAGTATCTGTTCACCGCGACGGTCGGCCGCGGCGGGGAAATTCAGGTGTCGCGCGGGAGCGCCATCGCGGACGAACTCGAGCGCGCCATCGACGAGAAACGGCGGATTACGGTGTCGCCGACGTAG
- a CDS encoding winged helix-turn-helix domain-containing protein yields MAGTDEEGLDDLPPSAKLVFKVLEYNGSLTQKGIVEESMLSARTVRYALERLEDIGVVDEDVYFADARQNLYQLDETALADGDAEAPCVECD; encoded by the coding sequence ATGGCTGGAACTGACGAGGAGGGTCTCGACGACCTTCCGCCGAGCGCGAAACTGGTTTTCAAAGTCCTCGAATACAACGGGTCGCTGACCCAGAAGGGGATCGTCGAGGAGTCGATGCTGTCGGCTCGGACGGTCCGTTACGCGCTCGAACGGCTCGAAGACATCGGTGTCGTCGACGAGGACGTCTACTTCGCCGACGCACGACAGAACCTCTACCAACTCGACGAGACGGCACTCGCCGATGGCGACGCCGAGGCGCCCTGTGTCGAGTGTGACTAA